GACCGCCGAAAACGGCGTCTGGCGGCTCATCAGGTAGTTCTCGTGCGACCCGTACGAGGCGCCCTTGCCGTCCACGTTGTTCTTGTAGAGCTGCAGCTTGACCGCGCCCGGCACGCTGGCGACATGGCGGGCGGCGGCCTCCATCACGCGCTCGCCGGCCTTGTCCCAGATCACCGCGTCCATCGGATCGGTGCACTCGGGCGCCGAGTACTCCGGGTGTGCGTGGTCGACGTACAACCGGGCACCGTTGGTGAGGATCATGTTGGCGGCGCCGACCTCGTCGGCATCGACGATCGGCGCCGGACCGGAGGCCCGGGACAGGTCGAATCCGCGGGCGTCGCGCAACGGGGATTCCACCTCGTAGTCCCACCGGGTGCGCTTGCCGCGCTGGATTCCCGCGGCCGCCGCGTACGCCAGCACCGCCTGAGTAGAGGTGAGGATCGGATTGGCGGTCGGGTCGGACGGCGAGGAGATGCCGTATTCGACCTCTGTTCCGATGATCCGTTGCATAGGGCCAGCCTAGGTGACGGCCTGTGCGCTCCGAGCCGCCAGGTATTCGGGCCGTGGCCGCTTGGCGGCGAACGGGTCGGTCAGCGCGTTGTCCACCGAGTTGAACACCAGGAAGACGTTGGAGCGCGGCAGCGGTGTGATGTTGGACCCCGAGCCGTGCAGCAGATTCGCGTCGAACCACAGAGCCGTGCCGGGCGGACCGGTGAACTGGTGGATGTCGTGCTGGTCGACGGCCTTGGTCAACGTCGTCTGATCGGGCACACCGATGCTCTGGGCCACAAGCGAGGTGTCGTGATTGTCATCGGGTGTGGCCCCGACGCACGGGTAGAACGTTTGGTGCGATCCGGGGATCACCATGAGCGAACCGTTGTACGGATAGTTCTCGGTCAGGGCGATCGAGCACGACACCGCGCGAATGGCGGGCATGCCGTCCTCGGCGTGCCAGGTCTCGAAGTCCGAATGCCAGTAGAACCCGGTCCCGGTGAACCCCGGCATGAGGTTGATCCGGGCCTGGTGGATGTAGACGTCGCCGCCCAGCAGCTGCCGGGCGACCGGTAGCACCGTGTCGAGCCGGACCACCTGGGCAACCAGGTCGCTGAGCAGATGCGGTTCGAAGATCGAGCGGATGGTGCCACGCGGCTCGCGGATCACCCGGGGGTCATCCGGCTCCAGATCCGCTGCGATCCGGTCGAGTTCGTGCCGTAACAGCGGCAACCAGTCCTCCGAGACGGTCTCCGGCGCCACCAGATACCCGTATTCGGAGAAACCATCCAGATGATGCTGGCTGAGCGGACCGTCGGCGGCGCCGCCCCACACCACCGGCTCCTGGCGCGGGATCGGCTCGATGGCGTGGTCGAGCCGGGTCGGGTAACGGTCTGTCCGTTCAGTACTTGGCATGCCGATGTGCGATCCACCGTCGGCTGGTCGCTGGACTGCCGTCATGCCACGGACTGCGGCGCCGGGTACACGCCGTTCTCGTCGTGCACTTCCCGCCCGGTCACCGGAGGGTTGAACACGCACAGCATCCGCAGCTGCTCGTCACACGTAACCCGGTGGCGGTCATGGTTGTTGAGCAGATACATGGTGCCGTCGGCGAGCGGGTACTGCTGGCCGGTCTCCAGATCCGTCAGGGTGCCGGTGCCCTCGATCACCCACACCGCCTCGACGTGATGCTGGTAGTGGAATTCGTTGACCGAACCGGCCTCGATCGTGGTCTCGTGGAACGAGAATCCGACCCCGTCGCCGGCCAGGATGATCCGCTTCGAACGCCACGTGCCGTCGGCCACATCGCGGTCGGTTCCGGTGATCTCAGTTGTGGTGCGAACGATCATGTTTCGAGCCTCCTCAGGCCAACGTGACGGCGACGGACTCGGCCAGGATGTCCAGGCCCTCGGACAGTTCGGCGGCCGAGGTGGTCAGCGGCGGGAGCAGTTTGACCACTTCATCGGACGGTCCACTGGTCTCCATCAACGCGCCGCGGTCGAAGGCTGCCCGGCACACCTGCCCGGCGAGTTCGGCCCGGTCGAACTTGATGCCCTGCGCCATGCCTCGCCCGCGGGCGGTGACGCCGTCGTGGGCGGCGGCGATCTCCTCGAGACGGGCCCGGGTCAACTCGCCCTTGGCGACCGTTTCAGCGCTGAACTCATCAGTTTCCCAATATGTTTCGATAGCCGCGGTTGCGGTGACGAACGCCGGGTTGTGGCCACGGAACGTGCCGTTGTGCTCCCCCGGAGCCCACACGTCGAGATCGCGTCGGAACAACGTGAGCGCCATCGGCAGACCGTATCCACTGACCGACTTCGATATCGTGACGATATCCGGCACGATGCCTGCGGCCTCGAAGCTGAAGAACGGGCCCGTGCGGCCACATCCCATCTGCACATCATCGACGATCAGCAGGATGTCGC
The window above is part of the Mycolicibacterium fortuitum subsp. fortuitum genome. Proteins encoded here:
- the thpD gene encoding ectoine hydroxylase; amino-acid sequence: MPSTERTDRYPTRLDHAIEPIPRQEPVVWGGAADGPLSQHHLDGFSEYGYLVAPETVSEDWLPLLRHELDRIAADLEPDDPRVIREPRGTIRSIFEPHLLSDLVAQVVRLDTVLPVARQLLGGDVYIHQARINLMPGFTGTGFYWHSDFETWHAEDGMPAIRAVSCSIALTENYPYNGSLMVIPGSHQTFYPCVGATPDDNHDTSLVAQSIGVPDQTTLTKAVDQHDIHQFTGPPGTALWFDANLLHGSGSNITPLPRSNVFLVFNSVDNALTDPFAAKRPRPEYLAARSAQAVT
- a CDS encoding ectoine synthase; translation: MIVRTTTEITGTDRDVADGTWRSKRIILAGDGVGFSFHETTIEAGSVNEFHYQHHVEAVWVIEGTGTLTDLETGQQYPLADGTMYLLNNHDRHRVTCDEQLRMLCVFNPPVTGREVHDENGVYPAPQSVA